Below is a window of Panulirus ornatus isolate Po-2019 chromosome 24, ASM3632096v1, whole genome shotgun sequence DNA.
tgtgtggatcaggtgtttgctttgaagaatgtatgtgagaaatacttagaaaagcaaatggatttgtatgtagcatttatggatctggagaaggcatatgatagagttgatagagatgctctgtggaaggtattaagaatatattgtgtgggaggcaagttgttagaagcagtgaaaagtttttatcgaggatgtaaggcatgtgtatgtgtaggaagagaggaaagtgattggttctcagtgaatgtaggtttgcggcaggggtgtgtgatgtctccatggttgtttaatttgtttatggatgaggttgttagggaggtgaatgcaagagttttgcaaagaggggcaagtatgaagtctgttggggatgagagagcttgggaagtgagtcagttgttgttcgctgatgatacagcgctggtggctgattcatgtgagaaactgcagaagctggtgactgagtttggtaaagtgtgtgaaagaagaaagttaagagtaaatgtgaataagagcaaggttattaggtacagtagggttgagggtcaagtcaattgggaggtgagtttgaatggagaaaaactggaggaagtgaagtgttttagatatctgggagtggatctggcagcggatggaaacatggaagcggaagtggatcatagggtgggggagggggcgaaaattctgggagccttgaagaatgtgtggaagtcgagaacattatctcggaaagcaaaaatgggtatgtttgaaggaatagtggttccaacaatgttgtatggttgcgaggcgtggactatggatagagttgtgcgcaggaggatggatgtgctggaaatgagatgtttgaggacaatgtgtggtgtgaggtggtttgatcgagtaagtaacgtaagggtaagagagatgtgtggaaataaaaagagcgtggttgagagagcagaagagggtgttttgaaatggtttggtcacatggagagaatgagtgaggaaagattgaccaagaggatatatgtgccggaggtggagggaacgaggagaagagggagaccaaattggaggtggaaagatggagtgaaaaagattttgtgtgatcggggcctgaacatgcaggagggtgaaaggagggcaaggaatagagtgaattggagtgatgtggtatactggggttgacgtgctgtcagtggattgaatcaaggcatgtgaagcgtatggggtaaaccatggaaagctgtgtaggtatgtatatttgcgtgtgtggacgtatgtatatacatgtgtatgggggtgggttgggccatttcttttgtctgtttccttgcgctacctcgcaaacgcgggagacagcgacaaaaaaaaaaaaaaagaaaaaaaaaaaaaaaatgtgcatcaCAAGTTGTATGTCATATATTGGGGGGACTTTTACCTGTATAATTACTGAGGGAAAATGACATTTTACTGGCTTATTTAAAgagtattttctttatttttttattgaaataaaaaaattctCCAGTAGAAGCGCAACTTAACACTCAATTTTTTAACATTTctattctgtctatctatctacatctctggtGTTTGttcccaaatggaactccctgaaggggatggccatggcaatagtgtcCATAACTAATCAATTCCAGTGCTGCTAAGATAAGGGCAACTACTACACTATAATAACTAAGAACTTCCAGATTACTCTTCAAATATTCCTTGATTACAGTATACAGAGATTTGTGTTATATAAATGAAATACTTGAGTTGAAGTGCTCTAGATGGCCTCCCCGTAGAAAATAGCAGAGCCTTTCTTTATATGTAATTAGGCACTATAGCTCATTTCCTATTTACTCTTCCATTTAAACTATTAAGTTCACTTGCAGGGGCATCCTCATTCTTTTTCAGAAGTTTTATTGTGACCTACAGTAAAAGAGATTGATTTTTGTTCATGCCAGGTGATTACAGTAATATGATGTATACTCAACTTACATTTTCAGTATAACTGCCACTtatgccacatacacacatgtaacacTACACAGTGCTGTTATTTTTTTCTACATTCCTATTAACCTTTACATATAACATACAAGGACAAAACCCAACatattttggtttttgtttccAAATACATGGTTTTATACTGAAGGGTCCCTAAAATGATAAAATCATAAAATGATAACATCTCGTGAATTTTTTTGTAATAATTATTTGCAATTTCCTGCTTTCACAAAGTAATGAcacgaacagacaaagaaaggccactttGACTCAGGACCatcttctagctgtcatgtgcaaagcaTGCAGAATTATGGCAAAGAAACAATTTATCAGTGTCCCAAATTCTAGATAGTACCACCTTCCCATGAGATATGTTACCATCAAGATGGGAGAGATCATGTTGCTAGAGATGGGTAATAACTGGTACAATTTAAATCATGAATGATACAATGAATTATCATGAATATAACATATGACAAATGTCATGAATATGACATACAAAATTATGTACCTCAACCCTTTCCTACTAATTTTATGAGTTAACCAGTCACTCATACAAAACAGCATAAAAGTCAACACTTCTGAAATTTCTATGGGACCCAAAATTGCATAGTCCCAGAAATAtgaatgcaacacactacatatcacttaacacatatatttacacaagtTACAAGTATAGCTCAGCTCCAGCTCAGTTACAGGCCTTTGCCTACGATAATCAGTAGGTGCCAACATTTCAAATGAATTTTCAGACAGTAATTGCCAACAATATGTTGAGGAATGACAGAAGGAATATGTTACAAATCAAAATGAACAATTCTATCTGGCAAAGCCAAGGTTAAAATTCTGTTGTACATCAATTACCACTGTCCATAAGTGATGCTCATTTGTATAATCTTGGGGCTGAAGGAAATCAAGGTCCTTAACAAAGCCAGTCAACGCCAAATCAAGAAAAGACATTCTAATAGAACTCCAAATATATCTGATGCACATACATACCTTAATGTTTATTTAATCACTTCTAATTAAAACTAAGCATCATCAAGTAATGTTGTCAAACTTTTGGgcatccatcctctttcagtttgtacatatatgatattcttattAAAGGAAATATTAAGTTTACCACACTTGTACACTGGTCTTCCCTCATGTTTACGATCAGGTGATGGTACAAATACAATACCACGTTCTAAGCATCTACGTTCAACAACCTCTCTCATGCTAAGGGTTTCTCTTCTTGCACTGCTAATGATATCCGCCCAATCTTTAGGACGTTGTCTAGGTGGGGAGCCTGGAGGAGGTGGCGGAGGTGGTTCATTAAGTTTGTCTAATCCAGCTAACAAAAGATTGAACTGCTCAGAGGCACCAGGTTGGTGGCTCAGAGCACGACTGCAAACCTCTAAAGCCTGCTGAAATTTCTGACGTATCTGAAGGTGGTGAGCAACACTCTTTGGAATAAGATCTCTCCATCCTTTGTACCAGGCTATTACATCAGCATGGAGAGGGTTTGCTGACAGCCATGTTCCCAATGCCTGGTACCAACGGGGAAAGAAACAGCGTTCCATTATATCTAAAGATATTTGTGGTGGTAGCATATCATCCCAATCAAGAAACCAGTGCCATGGATCTAGATTTTGATTGTGTGGTGTAATAGCCATTTCTATGAGTGCAGACTCTAGTTTTGGTTGAATGTTGGACTGAATTAGTGTAGTCATTGAAATTTCACTGAAAACCCTCTTCCATGGCTGCAACACCATCTTTGCAGAACGGTCATTAGGATGCCAATGAACAAGAGCTGCTGAAAGTTTTTGACGTATGACAGGGTATACACATTGAAGATGATCTACTAAAAGTGGAAGCCATGGATGAAGCCAAGTGTGAATGGGAACAGTGTCCTGAAGAGGATTCCAATTATGAACAGCACGTGTGATTCGTGGCAGTATCACATGTTGCAGTAAGTGACCCTGAATCCACACAGGTACCAAAGGATAGTTCCATGCTTCTAATACAGCAAGTAGTGGACTACAGTCTCGGGGTTCCCATGGACCCATGACAGTGGATCTCACAGCAGCAGTCCAAGTCTCCCAAACCAGGTGATGGTAAGGATCCAAGGGCACAGAGGTATCTGGCTGCTGATGCTGATTTCCCCCTACTTCTACTAACTGCTGCCAAGTAGCAAATACTTCTTTGTGGGCTGTTGGTTGTGCCAGAGGGTTCCATGTTCTAAGTAATTCTTTTAAGAGAGGAGTTACATATGTAGGTGCTAAATAAGGGATTTCAAATGTGTTGTATATTTTGGGATAGTCTGATTTTAGCTCTGTAAAGATTGCTGTGGCTTCACTGAGACTCAGAGTCTGCTCTTTATGTCTGGTTTCAAGTCCTTccacaagagagagagcttggtcAAGACTGTCtagttctttcttttctctttccagtaaAGCTTCATACTTTTCCCTCTCATGATTTAGATGAACAATTCTGTCGCTGTCTCTTTCCATAGTTCGGGCATTACGGACAATGTCATCTTCACATTTCTCCAAAAGAATTTGGAGGTTGTGTAAAAGTTCTGGTAAATCAAAGtactcatatttctttttcttatcctctTCGTATTCATCAACAAATGTTTTCTGTCCCGCAATTGCGTGGTAACTACTCAAAACACGAGTCTCTGGCCCAGTCATGTCAATGACTTTGGTTTTGGTAATGTGACTGTCATCTGTTGGTTTTAATTTCTTagttttaccctcctgtatcacTTCTTCCGCACTTTTATACACATATTTAATCTTTTTCTTGCTACCAGTCTTTTTCCATTGCTGAAGAAGCTCTTtgaacttttctttttcctcttcatctgAATCATGGACTGGGAAGTCTTTTAATGACCTTTCAGTCCTCTCTGATCCATAAAAACCAATggctccctttcctttccttttactTGCTTCTACAGGTGTTGAAATTCCTTGCAGATTCTTACCAAGACCTTTGCCTTCTTCAAAGCCCATCTTCTTTAAAAGCTTGCTACCAATCCCTGAGGTGTACTTTTCCCAGTCTCCCAGGCCACTACCCAAGAGACCCGGTTTACCTGCACCTGCAGCTCCTCCACGACGCATTCCAGCAATATCATTCCTCTTTGAAGATGATGGTGCCAAGGAGGAGTATGAAGAGGGCTTCTTGTTTCCAAATGATGATGGTAGCTGCATTTTCGTAGTGGTTTCTTCATCACTAGGATAATAAAGAAAATCTTCATACTTACAATTTATGTAATTGTATAaagacagggtgggggagggggcgaaacttctgggagcgttgaaaaatgtgtggaaatcgtgaatattatcttggaaagcaaaaatgggcatgtttgaaggaatagtggttccaacaatgtagttgttaggcgtgggctatagatagagttgtgcagatgagggtgaatgtgctggaaatgagatgtttgaggacaatatgtggtgtgaggtggtttgatcgagtaagtaatgaaagggtaagagagatgtatggtaataaaaagagtgtggttgagagagcagaagagggtgctttgaaatagtttggtctcatggagagaatgagtgaagaaagattgacaaagaggatatatgtgtcagatgtagagggaacaaggagaagtgggagaccaaattggaggtggaaagatggagtgaaaaagattttgagtgatcagggcctgaacatgcaggagggtgaaaggcatgcaaggaatagagtgaattggaatgatgtggtatactggggttgatgtgctgtcaatggattgaaacagggcatgtgaagcgtctggggtaaaccatggaaagttctgtggggcctggatgtggaaagggagctgtggtctcggtgcattattacatgacagctagagactgagtgtgaacgaatggggcctttgttgtcttttcctaacgctacctcgcacacatgcggggggagggggttgtcatttcatgtgtcgctgtctcccgcattagcgaggttgtgcaaggaaacagacgaaagaatggcccaacccacccacatacacatgtacataatttatactgtctgcccttattaattcccatcgccaccccaccacacatgaaataacaaccccctccaccctcatgtgtgcaaggtagtgctaggaaaagacaataaaggccacattcgttcacactcagtctctagctgtcatgtaataatgcaccaaaaccacagctcccttactcTATCAAGACTCATTTATGGTAATTACTGGACTCCATTGCAATTAACTCTGATTTTTAAACTAAAATTCACCACACAGATGGGGATGTTTTAAAACCCTATATTAGTTTTGAACTTAATGACGTCATTCATTACTTAGGAGACATCAATTTGAAGTTCTACTTGCATCATAACTATATCTACTAACATTATCACTGAGTATCATGTAACCAGAGACAGATGTCATCACATGCCCTAACCTCGACATCATTTGAGAAAAAGCAACCAACACTTGCCTTGAGTTAGCATCAGCACCAAACATGGGCCTCGGTGCAAGTTCTGACTCTGATTCCTCATCTGAACCTTGTTTCTTGTCCTTGTCATCATTCTTGCCTGCTTGCTGAACACCACCAGGAACAAAGTTAAGACCCCCACGCAGGACACGGGCCCGAGGAAGTGGAACATTCAGAGGTTCTGGCTCCCCTTCCTGTAAATGGGAAACTCACATAATATACCATACATCACGACTTAATGgttcatattttcttctttctttaggaTTACATGTAATACATCTGATATTACAGTATGGTAGCTGTGCTTGGAACAGTTTGCTATTTTCTAACATACTGGAAGTGACACATTATATGCAAATAAAAATGATTATAAACAGAATTCTGCCTAGCTAACATGCTACATTAAAAATATCTCAATATAaatgacaaatgagagttggggtgagagagtatcattaaattttagggagaataaaaagatgttctgaaaggaggtaaataaagtgcgtaagacaagggagcaaatgggaacttcagtgaagggcgcaaatggggaggtgataacgataacaagtagtggtgatgtgagaaggagatggagtgagtattttgaaggtttgttgaatgtgtttgatgatagagtggcagatatagggtgttttggtcgaggtggtgtgcaaagtgagagggttagggaaaatgatttggtaaacagagaagaggtagtaaaagctttgcggaagatgaaagccggcaaggcagcaggtttggatggtattgcagtggaatttattaaaaaagggggtgactgtattgttgactggttggtaaggttatttaatgtatgtatgactcatggtgaggtgcctgaggattggcggaatgcgtgcatagtgccattgtacaaaggcaaaggggataagagtgagtgctcaaattacagaggtataagtttgttgagtattcctggtaaattatatgggagggtattgattgagagggtgaaggcatgtacagagcatcagattggggaagagcagtgtggtttcagaagtggtagaggatgtgtggatcaggtgtttgctctgaagaatgtatgtgagaaatacttagaaaagcaaatggatttgtatgtagcatttatggatctggagaaggcatatgatagagttgatagagatgctctgtggaaggtattaagaatatatggtgtgggaggaaagttgttagaagcagtgaaaagtttttatcgaggatgtaaggcatgtgtacgtgtaggaagagaggaaagtgattggttctcagtgaatgtaggtttgcggcaggggtgtgtgatgtctccatggttgtttaatttgtttatggatggggttgttagggaggtaaatgcaagagttttggaaagaggggcaagtatgaagtctgttggggatgagagagcttgggaagtgagtcagttgttgttcgctgatgatacagcgctggtagctgattcatgtgagaaactgcagaagctggtgactgagtttggtaaagtgtgtggaagaagaaagttaagagtaaatgtgaataagagcaaggttattaggtacagtagggttgagggtcaagtcaattgggaggtgagtttgaatggagaaaaactggaggaagtgaagtgttttagatatctgggagtggatctggcagcggatggaaccatggaagtggaagtggatcatagggtgggggagggggcgaaaattctgggggccttgaagaatgtgtggaagttgagaacattatctcagaaagcaaaaatgggtatgtttgaaggaatagtggttccaacaatgttgtatggttgtgaggcgtgggctatggatagagttgtgcgcaggaggatggatgtgctggaaatgagatgtttgaggacaatgtgtggtgtgaggtggtttgatcgagtgagtaacgtaagggtaagagagatgtgtggaaataaaaagagcgtggttgagagagcagaagagggtgttttgaagtggtttgggcacatggagaggatgagtgaggaaagattgaccaagaggatatatgtgtcggaggtggagggaacaaggagaagagggagaccaaattggaggtggaaagatggagtgaaaaagattttgtgtgatcggggcctgaacatgcaggagggtgaaaggagggcaaggaatagagtgaattggagcgatgtggtataccggggttgacgtgctgtcagtggattgaatcaaggaatgtgaagcgtctggggtaagccatggaaagctgtgtaggtatgtatatttgcgtgtgtggacgtatgtatatacatgtgtatggggggggttgggccatttctttcgtctgtttccttgcgctacctcgcaaacgcgggagacagcaacaaagtataataaaaaaaaataaataataaatgacaaGTATAATTTTCATCTTTACATAAATAGTGGTTATTTATGTAAACAGGGAAAATATAAGAATTCCTCTGATGCATGATTCACATGTTTACTTGGATTTGCAATCAGAAATCTGAAATGAAATTGCTCCAGTAGTAAAAGTCTTTGGACCAATTGTAAACCTGTCACATAAACTGAATAAATGAATGCATCAGTAACAGGGTTACTTTTATATAACATTGTACACTTGCTGGGGGATGCCCTACAgaaaatcattttcatgacaTTATGATTACATCCTTAAACATCGCAGTACCATGAGTCATTACTGGCGGACAGAGAATTATAAATATATTGAGAAATGTACTGGGCAGCTAAGTAAAATAGAGGCAACAAAAGACTAATGCAGTCCTTAaaacagcaaaaacaaaaaaaggctttCATAAAGATTCAGCAGTTTCAATTTAAGATACAGTAAAGCAGGCATAAAGTGTTAACCAAcaatggtggaaaaaaaatttttgaggtgAAAATGGAGGTTGAAACATCAAATTGGCTACATATTTGAACTGGATAAGAATTACATTtaagttttggaaaaaaaagggcaaagaagcgaggaaataaaaaaacaatTTCCACTGGCAACAGAAATGTGAGTCCAGTCACTGAAAATGAGTATactaaaagagaaaataaaaaggaaaggggaagacCAGTTGCGTGACTTTCAAATTGGAAGATATGTAAGAGGGCATAGCATAGTCGGTGTaagagatatatacaaaagtGCAAAATTTCAAGGTGCTGGTGAAGATGCAGAAAGATGGGTCTGgagtgagagaaaaaagggaTGAAGGTGGAACACTAGGGTGTGTAGAAGTTCAAAAATAGGGAGGCTAGGAGAAATGATGGATCAGGAGGAGAAAAGGGTGTGAAGGCTGAGGAAGAGGGGTAGATGCAAGAAAATGCATAAAAGTGcatgaggaagaggtggtggtaatagaggaagaggagatgcAGCATGACATGATGGAAACAGGAAACGAACAGATGCTGGAGGAACGGGTGGGGGTGTTGAGGAAAGAAATGGAACACTAGTGTAGGAAGATGGTGGTATTAGTAGCAGAAGAGTGAAGATACAGAAAGAAAGAGTGGCAGCAAATAAGAGATTGGAATTACTAGAGGCAAGAAGAAAGAGTATGATTACAAGCAATGGTACAATCCTGGCTTGTTACCTCTTCACCCCCACTGTCTTGTGCCCAGATGCCATATATCTGCTGTTCCTTGGTCTGCTTCCGACCTGGACGTTGTGTGTTGAACTCATTTTCCAAGTCAAAGTCAGTAACTTCAAACTTTTCAACTTCATTATCCGACATGTCTGTAATGGGTAAAATATTAGAAAGTATAGGAAAATCCCAGGTGGATACAGAGTATATATACCAAAAAGCCTACTGACAAGAAAGCATTTCTTCACATAAAACATTAAAATCACTAACACTGAACAATAAACAAGACATTAAATGATTCATCATTATTACTGATTAGCAAATATGCTGCAACATTTCGTACAATGTCATTCACATGTAAAACCCAATTTATATGAAAAGCTAAAATGTTTTATTTCAAATGCCTGTAAAGTACTGAAATTCATTATAGTCATTTGAAAAATATTTACTAAAGGCAATTTCCAAAAATCAAACTCCAGCGTACACAAATTTTGGTGTAAAAGTGCTTATACCTTTTGTTTTATTTAAAACTACTATCATCACCATTAGTAACACGGCATCACAGGGTGAGATTCTAAAATTTGAATTTCTAAGAATCAAAAACAACTGAAACTCGTGGTCCAGGTACCTGTTCAATTAAGATTATGGCTAACTCATTTCATGAATTTCCACAGTTGGAGGTCAATTTCTAACATCCACTGCCGAAGCAAACACTGCTGTTCTTATTGTACgactttgtggcatgagaactcAGTTCATTTTTCAGCTgtgattttttcatatattcttctCTTATGATGGCATTCATAAAAGGTAATGATAGTGACTGTGATGATTGACAATGATGAGTGTAGTCCAGTGAAGAAGAAAGATACTGGACACCATTATGCAGAAATTAGATCCCTTACAGAAATTAGCTTTCAAAGAATAACTTTAGTTTTTTCATGATGCTTGGATATACTTTAGAAGTGCATTTTGAGATGCAAGAGCCCAAACACTGTGGTGTGAATGCTGTACATCGTAAACAAGGCTAATGAAAAAGCAAGAGATTAGACTTGCAGCTAAACTGTTTGTTAATTACTtttaaaaattatgaaaatgaatTTATATTGTATTGATAAATGTGTTGCTGATTattactgaaaatgaatttttgttACATTGATAAATGTGCTGATGATCATTACTTTAACCTAGATTATAAAGCAGATGGAAAAAGAGCAGCAGACCAAGTGAACATCTTAGCATGTCATAGATATGGCGAAGCAGACGCCATGGGTTATAGGGGAAGATCTTTAGTGAATGTttaccacacataaaataacaacaaaTCCTCTTTTTTATTGGCAAAGAGTAAAGGGGCTTGATTTTGAGCATTATACACTACAAAAGTGAATAAGGTGATAGTGGTAAGCATTCAGAATACCACAGAAAATGTTAGGTTGATTAACATATAAGTAAACAACATGAAACCTTAATTAACTTACTTTAGCGGCCACAAATATCTCTTGATTTTGGTATTTGAAAGGTAATGTAAGTTAATGTGATGATCGCCAATTGCAAGCTGTTATGGAGTACTATGTCAACAGGAATGTAAATAATAACTATCTGATGACAGCCCACAAATGGCAACCATAAAAATCGTATATCACAAATTATTATAGAATATAAGGTAACTAAATCTCAGCTGCTATGAAGTTTTTACAGACTAATGATTTTTTGCAAGTATGTCACCAACTTCTAATTAAACCCAAATCATAACCGTCATTACTCTTGGCTTTAGTAAATTACCAGTTCAGCAATGCAATGAAATTAGAGTTGGATATTGAATGAGTTTGTTTTACAATTCCAATGTAGTATCTAGACAATACAATAAGATTTGTAAACTTTGTTTGAAGCACTTTAATTTATTCTGCAATGTTAGATATTATAGCTGGGGTGAAGGTTATAGGTATCAGGAGAAAAAGTGTGGGTAATTAATGCTAAAGTTCATGAAACATTTATAAAAATCAACAGAAACCATGAAAACCACCTAACCTCCCCAATAGTTAAAATTAATTTATATGTTCTATATTC
It encodes the following:
- the LOC139757097 gene encoding tuftelin-interacting protein 11-like isoform X1, whose translation is MSDNEVEKFEVTDFDLENEFNTQRPGRKQTKEQQIYGIWAQDSGGEEEGEPEPLNVPLPRARVLRGGLNFVPGGVQQAGKNDDKDKKQGSDEESESELAPRPMFGADANSSDEETTTKMQLPSSFGNKKPSSYSSLAPSSSKRNDIAGMRRGGAAGAGKPGLLGSGLGDWEKYTSGIGSKLLKKMGFEEGKGLGKNLQGISTPVEASKRKGKGAIGFYGSERTERSLKDFPVHDSDEEEKEKFKELLQQWKKTGSKKKIKYVYKSAEEVIQEGKTKKLKPTDDSHITKTKVIDMTGPETRVLSSYHAIAGQKTFVDEYEEDKKKKYEYFDLPELLHNLQILLEKCEDDIVRNARTMERDSDRIVHLNHEREKYEALLEREKKELDSLDQALSLVEGLETRHKEQTLSLSEATAIFTELKSDYPKIYNTFEIPYLAPTYVTPLLKELLRTWNPLAQPTAHKEVFATWQQLVEVGGNQHQQPDTSVPLDPYHHLVWETWTAAVRSTVMGPWEPRDCSPLLAVLEAWNYPLVPVWIQGHLLQHVILPRITRAVHNWNPLQDTVPIHTWLHPWLPLLVDHLQCVYPVIRQKLSAALVHWHPNDRSAKMVLQPWKRVFSEISMTTLIQSNIQPKLESALIEMAITPHNQNLDPWHWFLDWDDMLPPQISLDIMERCFFPRWYQALGTWLSANPLHADVIAWYKGWRDLIPKSVAHHLQIRQKFQQALEVCSRALSHQPGASEQFNLLLAGLDKLNEPPPPPPPGSPPRQRPKDWADIISSARRETLSMREVVERRCLERGIVFVPSPDRKHEGRPVYKCGKLNISFNKNIIYVQTERGWMPKSLTTLLDDA